One Peptostreptococcus equinus genomic window carries:
- a CDS encoding alpha/beta hydrolase, with product MFEYYIKYLDAHMRYHDSLKGDKAIIFIHGLGCAGSFDFPQMVLENDLKNYRLIFVDLLGAGYSDGPLHFNFKVKPHAKYLSDFVKHLKLKDFVIFGHSLGGAVAIELANMCTNNVSQLILAEGNLDPSTKDMTSYKVASYEEEDFVEYGFDYMVNRSFEKGNTMWSTTLSKCLPEAIYRISQNAKLGSYMSWRQMFYDLPIKKSYLYGEYSLPNDNYITLKNHGINMYVVSGAGHNMAWDNPMGLSKVIAKILK from the coding sequence ATGTTTGAATATTATATAAAATACTTAGATGCACATATGAGATACCACGATTCATTAAAAGGAGATAAAGCAATTATTTTTATTCATGGTCTTGGATGTGCTGGTTCTTTTGATTTTCCTCAAATGGTATTAGAAAATGATTTGAAAAATTATAGGCTGATATTTGTAGATTTATTGGGAGCTGGTTATAGCGATGGACCTCTTCATTTTAACTTTAAAGTGAAACCACATGCCAAATATCTTTCAGATTTTGTAAAACACCTGAAACTAAAGGATTTTGTAATATTTGGTCATAGTCTTGGAGGTGCTGTAGCAATTGAACTTGCGAATATGTGTACCAACAATGTAAGCCAGTTAATTTTGGCTGAAGGGAATTTAGACCCAAGCACTAAAGATATGACAAGTTATAAAGTTGCTTCTTATGAAGAGGAAGATTTTGTAGAATATGGTTTTGATTATATGGTTAATAGGAGTTTTGAAAAGGGAAATACTATGTGGTCAACTACACTTTCCAAATGTCTACCTGAGGCAATATATAGAATATCACAAAATGCTAAGTTGGGAAGCTATATGTCTTGGAGACAAATGTTTTATGATTTACCGATTAAAAAATCTTATTTATATGGCGAATATTCTCTGCCTAATGACAATTATATTACCTTAAAAAATCATGGGATAAATATGTATGTAGTGAGTGGTGCAGGACATAATATGGCATGGGACAATCCAATGGGATTGAGTAAAGTTATAGCAAAAATTTTGAAATAA
- the lexA gene encoding transcriptional repressor LexA produces MYEDLKPKQLAVLQFLKEHSGRFGYPPSVREICSHLDIKSTSTVFAILNHLEKKTYIRRDPTKPRAIEILDPSFSNSSNLNYNPEIIQLPLVGRIAAGQPILAEENIEEYMSLPSSHIKGKDCFMLRVSGDSMVNAGIFDKDYIIVDSSVKNPSNGDIVAALVDENGATVKTFRKNKNDKNKIQLIPENDNYEIMQFHASQVSILGRVTGVFRLL; encoded by the coding sequence ATGTACGAAGATTTAAAACCAAAGCAATTAGCAGTACTACAATTTTTAAAGGAACACTCAGGAAGATTTGGATATCCACCTTCCGTTAGAGAAATATGTTCACATTTAGATATTAAGTCCACTTCTACTGTTTTTGCTATATTAAATCATTTAGAGAAAAAAACTTATATCAGGAGAGATCCTACAAAGCCAAGGGCGATTGAAATATTGGATCCAAGCTTTTCCAACTCTTCAAACCTTAACTACAATCCAGAAATTATTCAACTTCCTTTAGTGGGTAGAATTGCTGCTGGACAACCAATTCTAGCTGAAGAAAATATAGAAGAATATATGTCACTTCCGTCATCTCATATAAAAGGTAAAGACTGTTTTATGTTAAGAGTTAGTGGTGATAGTATGGTAAATGCAGGTATATTTGATAAGGATTATATAATCGTAGATTCTTCTGTGAAGAATCCATCGAATGGTGATATAGTAGCAGCTTTAGTAGATGAAAACGGAGCAACTGTTAAGACATTCAGAAAAAATAAGAATGATAAAAATAAAATACAACTAATACCAGAAAACGATAATTATGAAATAATGCAATTCCATGCAAGCCAAGTATCAATACTAGGTAGAGTAACTGGAGTATTTAGATTATTATAA
- a CDS encoding LysR family transcriptional regulator — protein sequence MLDYRILTFLKVCEHMSFSKAANELHLSQPAVSQHIKYLENEYTCDLFVRHNKSVILTKSGQMLYQNLQTMKNDEEKLKKQLKTIDNTNNIINFGVTLTIGEYALVSKLISYIKCESKTNFNIYYKNTNLLLSYLKNGKIDFAIIEGKLDSDLYNTRKIQTEKYIAVCSSTHVFTRKVNSIYDLLDEKLIVRENGSGTLAIFESILSIQNLSLDSFSNRIMVDNMHMIVELLKNDCGISFLYKSAVKEELENGVLREITLDNFELSHEFSFVWNKGSIFSDDYLKIYDKLIK from the coding sequence ATGCTAGATTATCGTATACTTACTTTTTTAAAAGTATGTGAACACATGAGTTTTTCCAAAGCTGCTAATGAATTACATCTGTCTCAACCTGCTGTTTCCCAGCATATAAAATATTTAGAAAACGAATATACTTGTGATCTTTTTGTTAGACATAATAAGTCCGTAATATTGACTAAAAGTGGTCAAATGCTATACCAAAATTTACAGACTATGAAAAATGATGAAGAAAAATTGAAGAAGCAATTAAAAACAATAGATAATACCAATAATATTATTAATTTTGGTGTCACACTCACTATTGGTGAATATGCTCTAGTTTCCAAATTAATTTCTTATATAAAATGTGAATCAAAAACTAATTTTAATATCTATTATAAAAATACTAACTTATTATTAAGTTACTTGAAGAATGGAAAAATAGATTTTGCAATAATTGAGGGAAAACTTGATTCAGATTTATATAATACGAGAAAAATTCAAACTGAAAAATATATAGCGGTTTGCTCAAGCACTCATGTTTTTACAAGAAAAGTTAATAGTATATATGATTTACTGGATGAAAAACTAATAGTACGTGAGAATGGCTCTGGTACTTTAGCAATTTTTGAAAGTATACTGTCTATTCAAAACCTATCACTTGATAGTTTCAGTAATAGGATTATGGTGGATAACATGCATATGATTGTAGAATTATTGAAAAATGATTGTGGTATATCATTTTTGTACAAGTCAGCAGTTAAAGAAGAATTAGAAAATGGAGTTCTGAGAGAAATTACTTTGGATAATTTTGAACTTAGCCATGAATTTTCATTTGTATGGAACAAAGGCAGTATATTTAGTGATGATTATCTGAAAATTTATGATAAACTAATAAAATAA
- a CDS encoding tyrosine-type recombinase/integrase has product MAIKINNKSSKPDNIVVKENDTIEKCMQLEKELPNFMRDYFIYLRGAVATSSRYAYLNDIKFFCSYLIESDLYTRAENIKDISLEEFEGISSRDINLFIGDYCNRYYKLKANDKVLYENNNKSLSRKKSSLSTLFKFLFRNGQIENDITGGFNPIKLPKPQPDAIKRLEIDEVSIMLEAVENGTGLTDKEKDYWLKTKLRDRAILILFVTYGLRLNELRELNISSFNFSRGEFMIYRKRGKEVLMPINEACEKVIKEYLEFERPKKDKIQEEHQDALFLSLQKKRMTARSIRELVKKYTSIGMNTPRSKGYSPHKLRATAATSLIETGFSIYDVQNLMDHDNVTTTQLYAAHRKNLKRDIVENFDWLDDDKILGKK; this is encoded by the coding sequence ATGGCAATTAAAATAAATAATAAATCATCTAAACCTGATAATATTGTAGTTAAGGAAAATGATACTATTGAAAAATGTATGCAATTAGAAAAAGAATTACCCAATTTTATGAGAGATTATTTTATATATCTTCGAGGTGCTGTGGCAACTTCTTCAAGATATGCATATTTAAATGACATAAAATTTTTTTGTAGCTATTTAATAGAATCAGATTTATATACTCGTGCAGAAAATATCAAAGATATCAGTTTAGAAGAATTTGAAGGAATCAGTTCAAGGGATATAAATTTATTTATCGGAGACTATTGTAATAGATATTACAAACTGAAGGCAAACGACAAAGTTTTATACGAAAATAACAATAAATCACTTTCCAGAAAAAAATCTTCATTATCTACTCTTTTCAAGTTTCTTTTTCGAAATGGACAGATAGAAAATGATATAACTGGAGGATTTAATCCAATAAAACTACCAAAACCTCAACCGGATGCTATTAAAAGACTAGAAATTGACGAAGTTTCTATAATGTTAGAGGCTGTTGAAAATGGAACCGGACTTACAGACAAAGAAAAAGATTACTGGTTAAAGACAAAACTTAGAGATAGAGCCATTTTAATCTTATTTGTGACTTATGGTTTGAGACTCAATGAACTTAGAGAGCTTAATATATCATCTTTTAATTTTTCTAGAGGTGAATTTATGATCTATAGAAAAAGAGGCAAAGAAGTATTGATGCCTATAAATGAAGCCTGCGAAAAAGTTATAAAAGAATATCTTGAATTTGAAAGACCAAAAAAAGATAAAATACAAGAGGAACATCAAGATGCCTTATTCTTATCACTTCAAAAGAAAAGAATGACAGCAAGATCAATTAGAGAATTAGTAAAAAAATATACTTCTATAGGTATGAATACTCCTCGTTCAAAAGGATATAGTCCCCATAAGCTAAGAGCGACTGCTGCTACTTCCCTAATAGAAACAGGTTTTTCTATATATGATGTTCAAAACCTAATGGATCACGATAACGTAACCACTACTCAATTATATGCTGCACACAGAAAAAATTTAAAACGTGATATAGTAGAAAATTTTGATTGGTTAGATGATGATAAGATTTTAGGCAAAAAATAA
- a CDS encoding amino acid ABC transporter substrate-binding protein: MKKGILKKLSFMIVALIVAAGVSACSEKNDNKSDSKNGKVIVVGFDNTFVPMGFLDDKNQIVGFDIDLAKEAFKRMGMTPKFENIDWSMKEQSLKNKNVDVLWNGYSITEERKKQVNFTDPYLDNKQIIITMSKESFNKKDDLKGQIVGTQAASSGLEAIEADKAFTDMIKDKKATTYDTYDKALRDLEIGRVKAIVGDEVLLKYYIKQRGEDKYKILEGDLGSEQYGVGFRKEDKELRDKLNKTLKEMKDDGTFKKIEEKWFK, encoded by the coding sequence ATGAAAAAAGGAATTTTAAAAAAATTAAGTTTTATGATAGTAGCTTTAATAGTGGCAGCTGGTGTAAGTGCATGTTCTGAAAAAAATGATAACAAATCAGATTCTAAAAATGGAAAAGTAATTGTAGTTGGATTTGATAATACTTTTGTTCCAATGGGATTTTTAGACGATAAAAATCAAATAGTAGGTTTTGATATTGATCTTGCAAAGGAAGCTTTTAAGAGAATGGGCATGACACCTAAGTTTGAGAATATTGATTGGTCAATGAAAGAACAATCATTAAAAAATAAAAATGTTGATGTGTTATGGAATGGATATTCAATAACTGAAGAAAGAAAAAAGCAAGTTAATTTCACAGATCCATATTTAGATAATAAGCAGATAATAATTACTATGAGTAAGGAATCTTTTAATAAAAAAGACGATTTAAAGGGACAGATAGTCGGAACACAAGCTGCTTCGTCAGGACTCGAAGCTATTGAAGCTGATAAGGCTTTTACAGATATGATAAAAGATAAAAAAGCCACAACATATGATACATATGATAAGGCTCTTAGGGATTTAGAAATAGGAAGAGTAAAGGCTATAGTTGGCGATGAAGTATTATTAAAATATTATATAAAGCAAAGAGGAGAAGATAAATATAAAATACTTGAAGGTGATCTTGGAAGTGAGCAATATGGCGTAGGCTTCAGAAAAGAAGATAAGGAATTAAGGGATAAGTTAAATAAGACTTTAAAAGAAATGAAAGATGATGGTACATTCAAGAAGATAGAAGAGAAGTGGTTTAAATAA
- a CDS encoding 2-hydroxyacyl-CoA dehydratase gives MKGVYKLGIDVGSTTVKLALLSDENELIYKEYKRHFSDVKKAVCNQLKDVYKKLGDIKLKTVITGSGGIGLSRKINVKFEQEVISSTKAINTYNPDTDVVIELGGEDAKVTFLSGGIDQRMNGICAGGTGAFIDQMASLLKTDAAGLNELAKDYKVIYPIASRCGVFAKTDIQPLINDGARKEDIAMSIFNAVVVQTVSVLSCGRKIEGKVGFLGGPLFFLSELRKQFKNVLNLKEEDVIFPENAQLYVALGAAMLAEDEQMMEISKLIVKINDIDSLEDANDEKISPLFQTNDDYKNFVNRHSKDSVKKRDISTYIGKCFLGLDAGSTTTKAVLISEDGDILFTHYGSNEGSPLDMSIKILKNIYAIMPEGCYIANSTVTGYGEDLIKKALRIDNGEIETIAHYKAAKYFDPKVDFILDIGGQDMKCLKIKNGVIDQIILNEACSSGCGSFIESFAKSLHMDIKDFAKVGIDSENPVDLGSRCTVFMNSRVKQAQKEGATVADISAGLAFSVVKNALFKVVKLRDISELGEHVVVQGGTFYNELVLRAFEILADKEVTRPDIAGLMGAFGCALISKEKYKGIKTNTISLEQLNDIKVESSVARCKGCSNKCLLTINKFSESEIFVSGNRCEVGEAIYTKKEIIKDNDKINLYKYKYERLFKYKSLEPKDAKRGVIGVPRVLNMYENYPFWHPFLTHLGFSVILSGKSSKKVFEKGISSIASDTVCYPAKLVHGHIESLIEMGINTIFYPSITHEFKEDKNADNHFNCPVVTSYPEVIKSNMDSLEENNIKYINFFISMNNKEKLKKRVYSAMKYFFEDLTQHEVNEAVDLATKEYNLFKEEIRKKGEESVKRVEKENLKAIILSGRPYHLDPEINHGIPELINSLGMAVLTEDSVCHLAQRVNPLRVVDQWVYHSRLYKAAEFCRNRQNFEMVQLNSFGCGLDAVTTEQVEEILNEKSKIHTVIKIDEGNNLGAAKIRLRSLKAAINERAQYSENLSRHEDKIIKYEKNTRLNDTHTLLIPQMAPVQFQFIEKSLRDSGLRAVVLNNKSSEIIDEGLRYVNNDACYPAIIVIGQIIYALKSGEYDLDKTTVLMSQTGGGCRATNYIAFLRKALKAAGFSNVPVVSVSAQGVEDNGFLDHINLKILNKLMMGLIYGDLLMKVLLRVRPYEKIPGSANKLYEKWTNECKESLNSGNIRTFNRNIYGIVKEFDSLEITDKVKPRVGLVGEILVKFSPIANNDLISTLEREGAEAVVPDLMNFFLCCAYNNLYKHEKLEGGLKAKISSKFIVKIVETYQKSYYDALRKSKRFEVPHKISDVAEYTKRFVSLGNQTGEGWLLPGEMLELIQTGCNNIVCMQPFGCLPNHIIGKGAIKGIKREYPKANIIPIDYDASATSVNQLNRIKLMLATAFSEMNNSNIGPTGQDRFKPIDLNAKSSGL, from the coding sequence ATGAAAGGAGTCTATAAATTAGGAATAGATGTTGGATCTACGACTGTAAAATTAGCTCTTCTATCCGATGAAAATGAATTGATATATAAGGAATACAAAAGACACTTTTCTGATGTAAAAAAGGCCGTTTGTAATCAGTTAAAAGATGTTTATAAAAAACTTGGAGATATTAAATTGAAGACTGTAATAACAGGTTCAGGGGGAATAGGTTTATCAAGAAAAATCAATGTTAAATTTGAACAGGAAGTAATTTCTAGTACAAAAGCAATAAATACATATAATCCTGACACTGATGTTGTAATTGAGCTAGGTGGTGAAGATGCTAAAGTGACTTTTTTAAGTGGTGGTATCGATCAAAGAATGAATGGTATTTGTGCAGGTGGTACAGGAGCTTTTATTGATCAGATGGCCTCATTATTAAAGACAGATGCCGCTGGTCTTAATGAACTTGCAAAAGATTATAAAGTTATATATCCGATAGCTTCTAGATGTGGTGTTTTTGCAAAGACAGATATTCAACCATTAATAAATGATGGAGCAAGAAAAGAAGATATAGCTATGAGTATTTTTAATGCTGTTGTTGTACAGACTGTCAGTGTACTTTCTTGTGGTAGAAAGATTGAAGGTAAGGTAGGTTTTTTAGGTGGTCCTTTATTTTTCTTATCTGAATTAAGAAAACAGTTTAAGAATGTACTTAATTTAAAAGAAGAAGATGTTATTTTTCCAGAAAATGCACAATTATATGTTGCTCTAGGGGCAGCGATGCTTGCTGAAGATGAACAGATGATGGAAATATCTAAGTTAATAGTTAAAATAAATGATATAGATAGTCTTGAAGATGCAAATGATGAGAAAATAAGTCCATTATTTCAAACAAATGATGATTATAAAAATTTTGTAAATAGACATTCAAAGGATAGTGTAAAAAAAAGAGATATAAGTACATATATAGGAAAGTGCTTTTTAGGTCTTGATGCGGGTTCTACTACTACAAAAGCTGTACTTATTAGTGAAGATGGAGATATACTATTTACTCACTATGGAAGTAATGAAGGTAGTCCCCTTGATATGTCTATAAAAATATTGAAAAATATATATGCTATAATGCCAGAGGGTTGTTATATAGCAAATTCTACAGTTACTGGATATGGAGAAGATTTAATTAAAAAGGCTTTAAGAATAGACAACGGAGAAATTGAAACGATAGCCCATTATAAAGCTGCTAAATATTTTGATCCAAAAGTAGATTTCATACTGGATATTGGCGGTCAGGATATGAAGTGTCTAAAAATAAAGAATGGAGTAATTGACCAAATTATATTAAATGAGGCATGTTCTTCAGGATGTGGTTCATTTATAGAATCTTTTGCCAAATCATTACACATGGATATAAAGGATTTTGCAAAAGTAGGCATAGATTCAGAAAACCCTGTAGACTTAGGTTCTAGATGTACCGTTTTTATGAATTCTAGAGTAAAACAAGCACAAAAAGAAGGCGCAACAGTAGCTGATATTTCTGCAGGTTTAGCTTTCTCAGTAGTAAAAAATGCTTTATTCAAGGTTGTAAAGCTTAGAGATATTAGTGAATTGGGAGAGCATGTAGTAGTTCAGGGAGGTACTTTTTATAATGAGTTAGTACTTAGAGCATTTGAAATACTTGCGGATAAGGAAGTTACTAGACCCGATATAGCAGGTTTAATGGGAGCCTTTGGTTGTGCTCTTATATCAAAAGAAAAATACAAAGGTATTAAAACAAATACAATATCTTTAGAACAATTAAATGATATAAAAGTGGAGTCTAGTGTAGCAAGGTGCAAGGGATGTTCCAACAAATGTTTGCTTACAATTAATAAATTTTCTGAATCAGAAATATTCGTGTCCGGTAACAGATGTGAGGTAGGAGAAGCGATTTACACCAAAAAAGAAATAATAAAAGATAATGATAAAATAAATTTATATAAATATAAATATGAAAGGTTATTTAAATATAAATCTTTAGAACCTAAAGATGCTAAAAGAGGTGTAATTGGAGTACCAAGAGTTCTTAATATGTATGAAAATTATCCATTCTGGCATCCATTCTTGACGCATTTAGGATTTTCAGTAATATTATCAGGAAAATCTAGCAAAAAGGTTTTTGAAAAGGGAATTAGTTCTATAGCTTCAGATACAGTATGTTATCCAGCAAAGTTGGTTCATGGTCATATTGAATCTCTTATAGAGATGGGTATAAATACAATATTTTATCCATCTATAACACATGAATTTAAAGAAGATAAAAATGCAGATAACCACTTTAATTGTCCAGTAGTCACGTCCTATCCAGAAGTAATAAAATCCAATATGGATTCTTTGGAAGAAAATAATATAAAATATATTAACTTCTTTATTTCTATGAATAACAAAGAAAAATTAAAGAAGAGAGTATATTCAGCAATGAAATATTTTTTTGAAGATTTAACGCAACATGAAGTAAATGAAGCTGTAGATTTGGCAACAAAAGAATATAATTTATTTAAAGAGGAAATTAGAAAAAAAGGTGAAGAATCAGTAAAAAGGGTTGAAAAAGAAAATTTAAAAGCAATAATTTTATCAGGTAGACCTTATCATCTAGATCCTGAAATTAATCATGGTATACCTGAATTAATCAATTCCTTAGGCATGGCTGTATTAACAGAGGATTCAGTATGTCACTTAGCTCAAAGAGTTAATCCTCTAAGAGTAGTTGATCAGTGGGTATATCATTCTAGGCTATATAAGGCTGCAGAATTTTGTAGGAATAGACAGAATTTTGAAATGGTACAACTTAATTCATTTGGATGTGGACTTGATGCTGTTACAACAGAGCAAGTTGAAGAAATATTAAATGAAAAATCAAAGATACATACTGTAATTAAAATAGATGAGGGAAATAATTTGGGTGCAGCTAAAATTAGACTTAGATCCCTAAAAGCTGCTATTAATGAAAGAGCTCAATACTCGGAAAATTTAAGTAGACATGAAGATAAAATAATAAAATATGAAAAGAATACTAGATTAAATGATACACACACTTTACTTATACCACAAATGGCTCCCGTACAGTTTCAATTTATTGAGAAATCATTAAGAGATTCTGGACTTAGGGCAGTAGTACTTAACAATAAATCTTCTGAAATAATTGATGAAGGTTTAAGATATGTTAACAATGATGCATGTTATCCTGCTATAATAGTTATTGGACAAATAATATACGCATTAAAATCTGGTGAATATGATTTAGATAAAACAACTGTCTTAATGAGTCAAACCGGTGGAGGATGTAGAGCTACAAATTATATAGCATTTTTAAGAAAAGCTTTAAAGGCAGCAGGTTTTTCAAATGTTCCAGTAGTATCAGTTAGTGCTCAAGGTGTCGAAGATAATGGCTTCCTTGATCATATAAACTTAAAGATATTAAATAAATTGATGATGGGTCTGATTTATGGAGATTTATTGATGAAAGTGCTTTTAAGGGTTAGACCTTATGAAAAGATTCCTGGAAGTGCTAATAAGTTATATGAGAAATGGACAAACGAATGTAAAGAGTCACTTAATAGTGGCAATATAAGAACTTTTAATAGAAATATTTATGGAATAGTAAAAGAGTTCGATAGCCTAGAAATTACTGATAAAGTTAAACCAAGGGTTGGATTGGTTGGTGAGATACTTGTTAAGTTTAGCCCTATAGCTAATAATGATTTAATTTCAACTCTTGAAAGAGAGGGAGCAGAGGCTGTAGTACCAGATCTAATGAACTTTTTCTTATGCTGTGCTTATAATAATCTTTATAAGCATGAAAAATTAGAAGGTGGATTAAAGGCTAAAATAAGTAGTAAATTTATAGTAAAGATTGTAGAAACTTATCAAAAGTCATATTATGATGCTCTTAGAAAAAGTAAACGATTTGAAGTCCCACATAAGATTTCAGATGTAGCAGAATATACAAAAAGATTTGTGTCTCTAGGAAATCAAACAGGTGAAGGTTGGTTACTACCAGGAGAAATGTTAGAGCTTATCCAAACTGGATGTAACAACATAGTATGTATGCAACCATTTGGATGTTTACCAAATCATATAATAGGTAAAGGAGCAATAAAAGGTATTAAAAGAGAATACCCAAAGGCGAATATTATACCTATTGACTATGATGCATCTGCAACGTCTGTAAATCAGCTAAATAGAATTAAGCTAATGTTGGCAACAGCTTTTTCTGAAATGAATAATTCTAATATAGGTCCTACTGGTCAAGACAGATTTAAACCAATAGATTTAAATGCAAAATCAAGTGGTTTATAG
- a CDS encoding YeiH family protein: protein MNYIYKNLKGIFLCFIMSLPCYFLGKIFPIIGGAVLGILLGMIVGVIIKDKKTYELGIKFTSKKILQYAVILLGFGMDLNIVMQTGKESLPIIILTISTSLLISYILYKKFGISEKISILVGVGSSICGGSAIAATAPVVDASEGEVSQAISVIFFFNVLAALIFPTIGYMLGFSTTSGNAFGIFAGTAINDTSSVTAAASTWDGLYNLGTQTLNKAVTVKLTRTLAIIPIILIIAYFRTKKNTIDNIEKVSIRSVFPTFILYFILASIITTISLKFGVGMEVFMPLKELSKFFIVMAMFSIGFNTNIIKLIKTGGKPLFMGFCCWLGISSVSLIMQHILNLW, encoded by the coding sequence ATGAATTATATATATAAAAATTTAAAGGGTATTTTTCTATGTTTTATTATGTCTTTACCATGTTATTTTCTGGGTAAAATATTTCCAATAATCGGCGGTGCAGTGCTTGGTATATTGCTTGGAATGATAGTAGGAGTAATTATAAAAGATAAAAAGACATACGAGTTGGGAATAAAATTTACATCAAAAAAAATTTTGCAATATGCTGTAATTCTATTGGGATTTGGTATGGATTTGAATATAGTAATGCAAACAGGGAAAGAGTCATTACCCATAATAATATTGACAATATCTACATCTTTGTTAATATCCTATATATTATATAAAAAGTTTGGTATTTCAGAGAAAATATCTATTTTAGTAGGAGTGGGCTCTTCTATTTGTGGCGGATCAGCAATTGCAGCAACAGCACCAGTAGTTGATGCTAGTGAAGGTGAAGTATCACAAGCCATATCAGTAATTTTCTTTTTTAATGTGTTAGCTGCATTAATTTTTCCAACTATAGGATATATGCTTGGTTTTTCTACCACATCTGGAAATGCATTTGGAATTTTTGCAGGAACAGCAATTAATGATACATCTTCAGTTACTGCCGCGGCTTCAACTTGGGATGGTCTCTACAATTTGGGGACTCAAACTTTAAATAAGGCCGTAACGGTAAAGTTGACAAGAACATTAGCAATAATTCCAATTATATTAATTATTGCTTATTTTAGAACTAAAAAAAATACTATTGATAATATTGAAAAAGTATCAATAAGAAGTGTGTTTCCTACTTTTATTTTGTACTTTATTTTAGCTAGTATTATCACAACAATATCATTAAAATTTGGAGTGGGAATGGAAGTGTTTATGCCTTTAAAAGAACTCTCTAAATTTTTTATAGTAATGGCTATGTTTTCTATAGGTTTCAACACTAATATTATAAAATTAATAAAAACTGGTGGTAAACCACTCTTTATGGGATTTTGTTGTTGGTTGGGAATAAGTAGTGTATCTTTAATAATGCAACATATATTGAATTTATGGTAG
- a CDS encoding threonine aldolase family protein yields MLRFENDYLKGCLPEILDLMGNTNMEETSGYRIDPYCEQANEKIKKACNVDYLDVHYLVGGTQTNMVVIDTILKPYQGIICPILGHLNVHEAGAIEGAGHKVITLSNNDKIKDDEAKIYPDVIEKYLEEFFALGDWHRAQPGGVYISHPTERGALYTKDELIKIKSICEKYDIPLYVDGARLSYALACDENDITLEDLAKYTDVFYIGGTKCGSMFGEAVAFTNYKYNKGFNIACKRQGAVLAKGRLLGLQFDYLFTDNNYIEKSKDAVKYAHQIRQAFIDKGIKFIANSYTNQQFPILNKKQQEHFKKNDVGFNFEEKVDENSDAVRFCTSWGTEKENVKKLLDIISNM; encoded by the coding sequence ATGTTAAGATTTGAAAATGATTATTTAAAGGGGTGCTTACCTGAGATTTTGGATTTAATGGGTAATACAAATATGGAAGAAACAAGTGGATATAGAATAGATCCATATTGTGAACAGGCTAATGAAAAGATAAAAAAAGCTTGCAATGTAGATTACTTAGATGTTCATTACTTGGTAGGTGGTACACAGACAAATATGGTAGTTATAGACACTATACTTAAACCATATCAAGGAATAATTTGTCCTATATTGGGTCATTTAAATGTTCATGAAGCTGGTGCTATTGAGGGTGCAGGACATAAGGTTATAACATTATCTAACAATGATAAAATTAAGGATGATGAAGCGAAAATATACCCAGACGTAATAGAAAAGTATTTAGAAGAATTTTTTGCTTTAGGTGACTGGCATAGAGCACAACCAGGTGGAGTATATATATCACATCCTACAGAAAGAGGAGCCTTATATACTAAGGATGAATTAATAAAGATTAAATCAATATGTGAAAAGTATGATATTCCATTATATGTAGATGGTGCTAGACTATCTTATGCACTAGCATGTGATGAAAATGATATTACATTAGAAGATTTAGCAAAATATACGGATGTATTCTATATTGGTGGAACAAAGTGTGGTTCAATGTTCGGAGAAGCAGTAGCATTTACAAATTATAAATACAATAAAGGATTTAATATTGCTTGTAAGCGCCAAGGAGCAGTTCTAGCAAAAGGTAGATTATTGGGTTTACAATTTGATTACTTATTTACAGATAATAATTATATAGAAAAGTCAAAAGATGCTGTAAAATATGCACACCAAATTAGACAGGCGTTCATAGATAAGGGTATTAAATTCATAGCAAATTCATATACAAACCAACAGTTCCCAATTTTAAATAAAAAACAGCAAGAACATTTTAAGAAAAATGATGTAGGATTTAATTTTGAGGAAAAGGTAGATGAAAACTCAGATGCAGTTAGATTTTGTACTTCATGGGGAACTGAAAAAGAAAATGTAAAAAAATTATTAGATATAATTTCTAATATGTAA